One genomic region from Bacillus aquiflavi encodes:
- the pheS gene encoding phenylalanine--tRNA ligase subunit alpha — MQQRLKELEMEALQKIEAAENLKQLNEIRVAYLGKKGPITEVLRGMGKLSAEERPKIGALANEVRGVIATKIEETQKKLEEAVVQQKLASEKIDVTLPGRPVEVGNHHPLTRIIEEVEDLFIGMGYEVAEGPEVEKDFYNFEALNFPKGHPARDMQDSFYITEDILLRTHTSPVQARTMEKREGKGPVKIICPGKVYRRDNDDATHSHQFTQIEGLVIDKNIRMSDLKGTFEVFAKKMFGADREIRLRPSFFPFTEPSVEMDISCFMCGGSGCHVCKKTGWIEILGAGMTHPNVLEMAGYDSKKYTGFAFGMGVERIAMLKYGIDDIRHFYTNDVRFLKQFFVHE; from the coding sequence ATGCAACAACGATTAAAAGAGTTAGAAATGGAAGCACTTCAGAAAATTGAAGCTGCCGAAAACTTAAAACAATTAAATGAGATTAGAGTAGCCTATTTAGGTAAAAAAGGACCTATAACTGAAGTGTTAAGAGGAATGGGCAAGTTATCGGCCGAAGAACGTCCAAAAATTGGCGCACTGGCAAATGAAGTCCGTGGAGTCATTGCAACGAAAATCGAAGAAACGCAAAAAAAACTTGAAGAAGCTGTAGTGCAACAAAAGCTCGCATCTGAAAAAATTGATGTTACATTACCAGGAAGACCAGTTGAAGTTGGCAACCATCATCCATTAACTCGGATCATAGAAGAAGTTGAAGATTTATTTATTGGCATGGGTTATGAAGTAGCTGAAGGACCTGAAGTTGAAAAAGATTTCTACAATTTTGAGGCGTTAAACTTTCCGAAAGGACACCCTGCTCGGGATATGCAGGATTCGTTTTATATTACCGAGGACATTTTACTACGAACACATACTTCTCCAGTTCAGGCAAGAACAATGGAGAAACGTGAAGGGAAAGGACCGGTTAAAATCATTTGTCCAGGAAAAGTATATCGCCGTGATAATGATGATGCGACACATTCACATCAATTTACACAAATTGAAGGACTTGTTATTGATAAAAATATTCGTATGAGTGACTTAAAAGGGACATTTGAAGTATTTGCAAAGAAAATGTTTGGTGCTGATCGTGAAATTCGTCTTCGCCCTAGCTTTTTTCCGTTTACCGAGCCATCTGTTGAAATGGATATTTCATGTTTCATGTGCGGCGGAAGCGGTTGTCATGTTTGTAAAAAAACTGGATGGATTGAAATACTCGGTGCAGGAATGACTCATCCAAATGTGTTAGAAATGGCTGGTTATGATTCAAAGAAGTATACAGGCTTTGCTTTTGGAATGGGGGTAGAGCGGATCGCAATGTTAAAGTATGGAATTGATGATATCCGCCACTTCTACACGAATGATGTCCGCTTTTTAAAACAATTTTTTGTTCATGAATAA